A single window of Sporosarcina sp. FSL W7-1349 DNA harbors:
- a CDS encoding acyl-CoA carboxylase subunit beta, translated as MTIKLPEHRKIVSNQEKEDVLLQERKRIEQGGAEKYRQRVLEQNKLPVRERLERLFDPNSLKEDGLFAEALRSDLAADAMISGLGKINGQRVSFFASDPTVKAGSWGEKSVEKMLRAQEMAMKLKIPMLYMIDSAGGRITDQIKIFPGRRNSGKIFYNQVKMSGMVPQICINFGPSPAGSAYIPAFADVVIMVDKNASAYLGSTRMVEKAIGEKVTMEEMGGARLHCSKSGLGDILAKDEDDAIHKIKQYLSYMPGNYKEQPKVIAPAAPKTGRYLKEIIPEDMYRPYDMYELIDRVVDEDSFFEIKKLFASELIVGFARFDGKVVGIVANQPKVKGGTLFVDSADKGARFITLCNAFNIPLLFLSDVPGYMVGSAVEKQGIIRHGAKLITAVSEATVPKISVIVRKCYGAGLYAMCGPAFDPETVIALPSASIAIMGPEAAINAVYYNKIQELPEEERAAYVELKITEYSKDVDKYALASELIIDEIIPYEQLREEVIERFDYYASKDITFGEKKVPVHPV; from the coding sequence ATGACGATCAAGTTACCTGAACATCGAAAAATTGTTTCAAATCAGGAGAAGGAAGATGTGCTTCTACAAGAAAGGAAACGAATTGAGCAAGGTGGAGCGGAAAAGTACCGGCAACGAGTGCTTGAACAAAACAAACTTCCAGTCAGGGAACGCTTGGAACGATTATTCGATCCAAATTCCTTGAAAGAAGACGGACTATTCGCTGAAGCGCTACGATCGGATTTAGCCGCGGATGCAATGATTTCAGGGCTAGGAAAGATCAACGGTCAGCGTGTTTCATTCTTCGCTTCAGATCCAACAGTCAAAGCCGGATCATGGGGAGAGAAATCAGTAGAAAAAATGTTGCGTGCTCAAGAAATGGCTATGAAGTTGAAAATCCCCATGTTGTATATGATTGATTCAGCAGGAGGACGAATAACCGATCAAATTAAAATATTCCCTGGGAGAAGAAATAGCGGCAAGATTTTTTATAACCAAGTGAAGATGTCCGGGATGGTTCCTCAAATTTGTATTAATTTTGGACCGTCTCCAGCGGGTTCGGCATATATACCTGCCTTTGCAGATGTCGTAATCATGGTCGATAAAAATGCTAGTGCTTACTTAGGCTCCACACGAATGGTCGAAAAAGCGATTGGTGAAAAGGTGACGATGGAAGAGATGGGTGGTGCCCGCTTACATTGTTCTAAGAGTGGACTCGGAGATATTTTAGCTAAAGATGAAGACGATGCCATTCATAAAATCAAACAATACCTTTCTTATATGCCGGGAAATTACAAGGAGCAACCAAAGGTCATTGCACCGGCTGCACCGAAAACTGGCCGTTACCTTAAAGAAATTATTCCAGAAGATATGTATCGCCCATACGATATGTATGAGCTAATTGATAGAGTTGTCGACGAAGATAGCTTTTTTGAAATTAAGAAACTATTTGCCTCGGAGTTGATCGTCGGCTTTGCCAGATTTGATGGGAAAGTTGTCGGGATTGTTGCGAATCAACCGAAAGTGAAGGGGGGGACGCTATTCGTCGACTCTGCAGATAAAGGAGCCCGTTTCATTACATTATGTAATGCTTTCAATATACCACTCCTATTTTTATCAGATGTTCCGGGATATATGGTTGGATCAGCGGTGGAGAAGCAAGGGATTATTCGTCACGGTGCTAAGTTGATCACAGCAGTAAGTGAGGCAACCGTTCCTAAAATTTCAGTGATTGTTCGAAAATGTTACGGTGCGGGTCTCTATGCAATGTGTGGACCTGCATTCGATCCTGAAACGGTGATTGCTCTGCCTTCCGCTTCCATAGCGATTATGGGACCAGAGGCTGCAATAAACGCAGTTTATTATAATAAAATTCAAGAATTACCGGAAGAAGAACGTGCAGCTTATGTGGAGTTAAAAATAACGGAATATTCCAAAGATGTGGATAAATATGCACTTGCTTCGGAGTTGATAATTGATGAAATTATTCCATATGAACAGTTGCGTGAAGAAGTCATTGAACGCTTCGATTATTACGCATCAAAAGATATAACGTTTGGTGAAAAGAAAGTACCAGTACATCCTGTCTGA
- a CDS encoding acetyl-CoA carboxylase biotin carboxyl carrier protein subunit, whose amino-acid sequence MFVKSEMSGSLWKLLVKEGDRITADQEVAILESMKMEIPITSSIEGTVAKVNKAEGDFVQEDEVILELKA is encoded by the coding sequence ATGTTTGTTAAATCGGAAATGAGCGGAAGTCTGTGGAAGTTGTTAGTGAAAGAAGGGGATAGAATTACAGCAGACCAAGAAGTGGCTATTTTAGAGTCCATGAAAATGGAAATACCGATCACTTCCTCCATAGAAGGAACGGTTGCCAAGGTGAATAAGGCAGAAGGCGATTTTGTTCAAGAAGATGAAGTTATTTTGGAACTGAAAGCTTAA
- a CDS encoding sigma 54-interacting transcriptional regulator yields MQLSISDYCAKNVITLKPTSQIADVIQVLLHKRTDVTCVVDEDEKLIGIVSKYSLFREMLKGTDIRLPISSIITHDVVTLNRNDNFDIARNTLLQHKVAHGIVIDEHRRVHGIVTKSDIITGFLHEKELLVNQLSALIENLEDAVISINTEQQILTFNKKSEKMFNMKKEEVQYQPIQNLFPQLLDHFNETLQQHSPSKPQQVEIGEHILIASFIPIQFQHTISGAMVVLQDITKLETIATELESTKRLQHTLHHALAKNFDAIIITDAEGIITVVNDAFYDLFKITEAETLNQHWTTVIPEITFEQVLAGNRVEGDVRTILKNPCFISQDPIMQDDRLLGTITKVIFRNIDEWKDVFLRLEHLHNELNFYKGELQRITKQDSAFERIIGYNTKMVKIKNEALLAAGGSSTILITGESGTGKELFAEAIHEESRRTGRFIEVNCAAIPADLMESEFFGYTEGAFTGAKKGGKPGKFELAHQGTLFLDEIGDMPLPLQAKLLRVLQEQTFERIGDTVVRDADVRIIAATNKDLKKMVREGTFREDLYYRIDVVNIHIPPVRERIDDLTFLCDYLIKKLNEKMEKNVMGLTSAAVSILQNYDWPGNVRQLENILERAYNLGITKWIEPVHLPDSLIPLPIVQSTRLMSQPEKNHDSWTLETTEKQSIVQALAKANNNRSQAALILGIGRSTLYSKMRKYGLHK; encoded by the coding sequence TTGCAATTAAGTATCAGTGATTACTGTGCTAAAAATGTCATCACCCTGAAACCTACGAGTCAAATTGCAGATGTCATACAAGTTTTATTACATAAACGTACGGATGTAACATGTGTTGTCGATGAAGATGAAAAGTTGATTGGTATTGTTAGTAAATATTCCTTGTTCCGTGAAATGCTTAAAGGAACGGATATCCGCTTACCGATTTCTTCTATTATTACGCACGATGTCGTTACGCTAAATCGCAATGATAATTTTGATATTGCTCGGAACACCTTACTTCAACACAAAGTTGCTCATGGAATTGTCATCGACGAACATCGTCGAGTACATGGGATTGTCACAAAATCCGATATTATAACTGGCTTCTTACATGAAAAAGAATTGCTCGTAAACCAATTAAGTGCTTTGATTGAGAACCTGGAAGACGCAGTCATTTCAATAAATACAGAACAACAGATTTTAACTTTCAATAAAAAATCGGAAAAAATGTTTAACATGAAAAAAGAGGAAGTCCAATATCAGCCCATTCAAAATCTATTTCCACAATTACTGGACCATTTCAACGAAACACTGCAACAACATTCTCCTAGTAAGCCTCAACAGGTTGAAATTGGGGAACATATATTAATAGCCTCCTTTATTCCCATCCAATTTCAACACACAATAAGTGGCGCAATGGTTGTTCTACAAGACATAACGAAATTAGAAACAATCGCAACAGAACTCGAGTCTACAAAACGGCTTCAACATACTTTGCACCACGCACTGGCTAAGAATTTTGATGCCATTATCATTACAGACGCAGAAGGAATCATTACCGTTGTGAATGATGCGTTTTATGATCTTTTTAAAATAACTGAAGCTGAAACACTCAACCAGCATTGGACAACCGTGATCCCTGAAATTACGTTCGAACAAGTGTTGGCTGGTAATCGAGTGGAGGGAGATGTTCGAACCATATTAAAAAATCCATGTTTCATTTCCCAAGACCCCATTATGCAAGATGATCGCTTATTAGGAACTATTACAAAAGTGATCTTTCGAAATATAGATGAATGGAAGGATGTATTTCTGCGTCTCGAACATTTACACAATGAGCTGAATTTCTATAAAGGCGAACTACAGCGCATCACTAAACAAGATTCCGCCTTCGAACGAATCATTGGTTACAATACTAAAATGGTTAAAATTAAAAATGAAGCGTTGTTAGCCGCAGGAGGAAGTTCCACTATTTTAATAACGGGAGAAAGTGGAACCGGAAAGGAATTATTTGCGGAGGCAATCCATGAGGAATCCAGACGAACCGGTCGGTTTATCGAAGTGAATTGTGCAGCAATCCCAGCAGACCTGATGGAATCTGAATTTTTCGGGTACACAGAAGGCGCATTTACTGGTGCAAAAAAAGGAGGAAAACCTGGCAAATTCGAATTAGCCCATCAAGGAACATTATTTCTTGATGAGATTGGCGATATGCCACTCCCGCTTCAAGCTAAATTACTGAGAGTATTACAAGAACAAACATTCGAACGAATTGGGGATACAGTCGTCCGTGATGCGGATGTCCGTATTATTGCTGCAACGAATAAAGATTTGAAGAAGATGGTGAGGGAAGGAACATTTCGTGAAGATTTATACTATCGTATCGATGTTGTCAATATTCATATCCCACCAGTAAGGGAAAGGATCGATGATCTGACGTTCCTATGTGACTATCTAATCAAAAAATTAAATGAAAAAATGGAGAAAAACGTGATGGGCCTCACAAGTGCAGCAGTTTCCATCTTACAGAATTATGACTGGCCAGGAAATGTAAGGCAATTAGAAAATATACTGGAACGCGCGTACAACCTTGGAATTACTAAATGGATCGAGCCCGTTCATTTACCCGATTCACTCATCCCTCTCCCAATCGTCCAGAGTACACGCTTGATGAGTCAACCGGAAAAAAACCATGATAGCTGGACACTTGAAACAACTGAAAAACAATCCATCGTACAAGCCCTTGCCAAGGCAAACAACAATCGCTCTCAAGCCGCGCTTATACTTGGGATTGGTCGATCGACTCTTTATTCGAAAATGCGAAAGTATGGGTTACATAAGTAA
- a CDS encoding SDR family oxidoreductase, with protein sequence MVIRRGSVIGMTKTWAKELGKYGIRVNAVAPGFIKTEMTDSLPQKVQETMMNKSPLNDFGTVEDVANGYAFLASDEARFITGAILSIDGGLVI encoded by the coding sequence ATGGTCATCAGAAGGGGAAGCGTAATCGGAATGACCAAAACATGGGCTAAAGAGCTTGGTAAATACGGCATACGTGTAAATGCTGTAGCACCTGGATTTATCAAGACAGAAATGACGGATTCTCTGCCTCAAAAAGTTCAAGAGACTATGATGAACAAATCCCCATTAAATGACTTTGGTACTGTAGAGGATGTGGCGAATGGCTACGCATTTCTGGCGTCTGATGAGGCGCGTTTTATTACAGGGGCTATCTTGAGTATTGATGGTGGCTTGGTTATCTAA
- a CDS encoding AbrB family transcriptional regulator, with protein sequence MVIQKSIYLVAAVFVGFLFNMLNIPAGWLIGSILTGIICGVFITRFQFHRNLFKLVLAFVGANISLLIHIDSLKLISHLFLPLLATILVLIATGYLLGLLLHKKTNIDRNTAFFCCIPGGASEIIGISGQYGADDRLVAAFHTIRITFFTISIPLLIGYFHPITVEPTVQHSITLLSPSQILFFLIVILITLFLDKKLKFPGGTLIFSIVTGFLLTTLFMEIEPVPRTTSGIGQALIGAFVGIRFDREVLKSVWKVGPTTVLIISTLFCITLGTSFIFMLITGLPYATSLISTVPAGAAEMTVTAVALEVNPTIVASLHIIRVITLFLLLSFLLKFLKIKTSNEV encoded by the coding sequence ATGGTCATACAAAAAAGTATTTACTTAGTTGCAGCTGTATTCGTAGGCTTCCTTTTTAATATGCTGAATATCCCTGCCGGATGGCTGATCGGTTCGATACTGACCGGGATCATTTGTGGCGTGTTCATTACACGTTTCCAATTTCATCGAAACCTTTTTAAACTAGTGTTGGCTTTTGTAGGTGCCAATATTAGCCTGTTAATACATATTGATAGCTTGAAGCTAATCTCCCATCTTTTTCTCCCGTTGCTGGCCACCATCCTTGTTCTGATTGCAACTGGATATTTACTTGGGCTTCTTTTGCATAAAAAAACAAATATTGATCGGAACACGGCCTTTTTCTGCTGTATTCCAGGTGGTGCTTCTGAAATTATCGGAATTAGTGGTCAATATGGCGCAGATGATCGGTTGGTTGCTGCGTTCCATACGATTCGAATTACTTTTTTTACAATTTCCATCCCATTGCTTATAGGTTATTTTCATCCCATAACAGTTGAACCGACCGTGCAACACTCGATTACTCTTCTAAGTCCTTCGCAAATCTTGTTCTTTCTCATTGTCATCTTGATCACCCTTTTTCTTGATAAAAAATTAAAGTTTCCAGGCGGTACTTTAATCTTCTCTATCGTAACGGGTTTTCTATTGACGACATTATTCATGGAGATCGAGCCAGTGCCACGAACGACCTCGGGAATAGGCCAAGCATTGATCGGTGCTTTTGTAGGGATTCGATTTGATCGGGAGGTCCTTAAAAGCGTGTGGAAAGTAGGTCCCACCACAGTACTAATCATTTCAACCCTTTTTTGTATCACGTTAGGAACCTCCTTCATTTTTATGCTAATTACGGGTCTTCCTTATGCAACGAGTTTGATCAGCACGGTACCTGCCGGAGCTGCGGAAATGACGGTTACCGCTGTTGCCTTGGAGGTTAATCCGACGATTGTAGCGAGCTTGCACATTATCCGGGTCATCACCCTGTTCTTACTGTTATCTTTTTTATTGAAGTTTTTGAAAATAAAAACGAGTAATGAGGTTTGA
- a CDS encoding sulfite exporter TauE/SafE family protein has protein sequence MIILVVFGVLCGMIASIVGAGSSMMMTPLLLYLYPLLTGTQFTIQTITSATLALTLFSTATASIRYHQAKLIPYRYALILAASGSFGSFISGSYIAQYVNHLFVLILFGIIAVLSFVFNLIPIKENKVEKPETILLVIGIILIFFLGITTGIIGIGGMVLFMPYLVYVLHFPIRKAIGTTTLSGAMIALFGIIGKSVAGMMYWKIALIVAIGGMVGGYIGPSLGKFFPERILRYGLGGILLSIIAMVVIDIIQLVR, from the coding sequence ATGATAATTTTAGTTGTTTTTGGAGTCTTATGTGGAATGATTGCTAGTATAGTTGGGGCAGGTAGTTCCATGATGATGACGCCTTTGCTGTTATATTTATATCCCTTACTTACCGGGACGCAATTTACTATTCAAACGATCACATCCGCAACGCTTGCACTTACTCTTTTTTCTACAGCAACGGCTTCGATCCGGTATCATCAGGCAAAACTCATACCGTATCGTTATGCTCTAATACTCGCAGCTAGTGGTTCGTTCGGGTCATTTATCTCTGGAAGTTACATTGCGCAATATGTAAACCATTTATTTGTTTTGATCCTTTTTGGTATTATTGCTGTTTTGTCGTTCGTCTTTAATTTAATTCCCATTAAAGAAAATAAGGTTGAGAAACCGGAGACAATACTTTTAGTAATAGGAATTATTCTTATCTTTTTCTTAGGTATCACTACAGGCATTATTGGAATTGGAGGTATGGTTCTGTTTATGCCATACCTAGTCTATGTGTTGCATTTTCCAATTCGCAAAGCAATCGGAACTACCACACTTTCTGGAGCTATGATTGCTCTTTTCGGGATTATCGGAAAATCTGTCGCAGGCATGATGTACTGGAAAATCGCCCTAATTGTTGCTATTGGTGGGATGGTTGGGGGTTATATTGGGCCTAGTTTAGGCAAATTCTTCCCTGAGCGTATACTGCGTTATGGTCTGGGGGGCATTCTGCTTTCGATTATAGCAATGGTCGTAATAGATATTATCCAATTAGTCAGGTAA